One Homo sapiens chromosome 3, GRCh38.p14 Primary Assembly genomic window carries:
- the RPL22L1 gene encoding ribosomal protein eL22-like isoform 2 (isoform 2 is encoded by transcript variant 2) encodes MAPKDRKPKRSTWRFNLDLTHPVEDGIFDSGNFEQFLREKVKVNGKTGNLGNVVHIERFKNKITVVSEKQFSKRYLKYLTKKYLKKNNLRDWLRVVASDKETYELRYFQISQDEDESESED; translated from the exons ATGGCGCCG AAAGACAGGAAGCCCAAGAGGTCAACCTGGAGGTTTAATTTGGACCTTACTCATCCAGTAGAAGATGGAATTTTTGATTCTGGAAATTTT gaGCAATTTCTACGGGAGAAGGTTAAAGTCAATGGCAAAACTGGAAATCTCGGGAATGTTGTTCACATTGAACGCTTCAAGAATAAAATCACAGTTGTTTCTGAGAAACAGTTCTCTAAAAG gtatttgaAATACCTTACCAAGAAATACCTTAAGAAGAACAATCTTCGTGATTGGCTTCGAGTGGTTGCATCTGACAAGGAGACCTACGAACTTCGTTACTTCCAGATTAGTCAAGATGAAGATGAATCAGAGTCGGAGGACTAG
- the RPL22L1 gene encoding ribosomal protein eL22-like isoform 1 (isoform 1 is encoded by transcript variant 1), with protein sequence MAPQKDRKPKRSTWRFNLDLTHPVEDGIFDSGNFEQFLREKVKVNGKTGNLGNVVHIERFKNKITVVSEKQFSKRYLKYLTKKYLKKNNLRDWLRVVASDKETYELRYFQISQDEDESESED encoded by the exons ATGGCGCCG CAGAAAGACAGGAAGCCCAAGAGGTCAACCTGGAGGTTTAATTTGGACCTTACTCATCCAGTAGAAGATGGAATTTTTGATTCTGGAAATTTT gaGCAATTTCTACGGGAGAAGGTTAAAGTCAATGGCAAAACTGGAAATCTCGGGAATGTTGTTCACATTGAACGCTTCAAGAATAAAATCACAGTTGTTTCTGAGAAACAGTTCTCTAAAAG gtatttgaAATACCTTACCAAGAAATACCTTAAGAAGAACAATCTTCGTGATTGGCTTCGAGTGGTTGCATCTGACAAGGAGACCTACGAACTTCGTTACTTCCAGATTAGTCAAGATGAAGATGAATCAGAGTCGGAGGACTAG